The genomic stretch ATATCAATGGCGGGCCAAAGCCCTCACTGGGCCTACATTGGCTCTGCCCCTGCTTGCATTTGCCAGCCCTATCACTCCCTTGAAACTCTTTCAATTTGTCCCATGCTTCTTTCGTTGTCTCACAAGCCATTATTCTTGGTAAGATTACATTTGATACAACTAAGTAGATACAGGAGAAGGCTTTGTATTTTTTGGCACATTCCTCACTATGATGCTTGATTTGAGCAATTGTAGGATTTGCTCTTAAAGGTGTTGGATCTCTTTCTATTTCCACTACCTCCCATTAGTCAAATGCTCTCAAATATGCCTTCATGTTGACTAACCAGATTGGGTAGTTTTCTCCTGTAAATATAGGTGGTAAAGGAGCAGAGAAACTTGTTGAAGCCATAAACGGAGTTAggtttttttctaatttttggaaGGAAGCCTTGTTGATTTTCTTTCTCACTCACAGCCCCCCAAAGATCAGTGGAGCTCTCATACCATGCTATGAAACTCAAAATATGGAGAAGAGATCTGAAAGTTCTCAACAGAAAGACATgtcttcattcattcattttcttcttttatacaaaaaatacatGTTAGATCGAAAATGTTGGTTAATACCAAACTCCAACTAAAACTAGACAACTTCCAATAAAAATACCAAACCCCAACTAAAACTAGAcagattttcataaaagaagaatCCATACTACTTTTCACTAACCTCGACTTCACTCAAGTTGCCAAAAACATATCTTTTCTTGTTCAGAGTATCTAAAAAAATCTCACACTCTTAACATTACCCTTGGCGTCAAAAACTCTGGTAACAAAAAAATGCATAGCGCATTTAGGAAAGCTTTGCTGATGTCCTTATTGAAATAGGTAGACTGCACTGGATGTTAACATTTACATACTTGAGCCCATTTCTTCATCTGCAGATAATGAATGAGAAGAAGTCAAGTATGGTTCCAACaatttaaatcaaatcaatatatttacatacatatattgaGTCACTTCAAAacaatctaatattttttttccctctttgaTATAATAGCATAAAGTGAACTAGAGCATAAGATGGACTTACACTTGCAAGCAAATGTCATTACTCCTGACACTACTTCTGAAACTATTTCGTCCTTTAAGGAACCTTCATCAACCTGAAAAAACCAAAGGTAGAAAAGGTCAAATGGGAAGCAAAAAGAACATTGAGAATGTAAGTCCCAGAACTAACCGGGATTATAAACTAAAAAACCAGGGAATCTTGGAGTTGTTTTGATACATCGGTCTTCTTCCCTTACCTATTTAGACTTCtgaatcatcatcttcatcttcatcatcatcaccacgAGCCTTAATCTCATTGGATGGAAtcagctacataaattctaacttTCCTATCtttgtttagaattcatgttgaAAGATCCAATGATTTTTACATGGATTGCCGGCTACCTAGTGAAACCTTCCTCCTTAGGTAGAATAACTTCAACAAGAAGTTTTCATGAAATTACTCGTGCAAGAGGAATTAGTTCTTACTCACAATGCTGCCGTCACTCTAACCAGAGATGCCATTGTGGTCACGAGTAATCCTTGCATGAGCAGATGCCACCCAAAAGTGATGGAACTGAGTGGCATCTCTGACAGTAATCCCACGACCTGTGATCTTCGAGATAAACTTAAAGCAGTGTGGAAATCTGCACATACGTGGAGATTCTTCACCATCTGGATAATAGTTCCAGGTTCAGTATTGAGAAGAGCCTTATCCTCTTCCTCTACGTTTTGCAGATTACAGATCCTGTCAGGAACATAACCCATTTTCTTGAGTAAACTGCTCCACAACTAAACTATGCTCTCAAACTGTGGATTGCTTTGGTTACCAACTCAAAATGCATGGACCCTCTTTCTGACCTCAGCCCAACTACATCCTGGGATTTTTTTCAATCCAGTCTCATTCATCTTCACTCTTATGTTAACTGCATCACTCCATCTTCCAGACTGAGAATAAATGCTCGATAAGACCACATACTGAGCTGGATTCCAGGGCCTAACTTTGACAAGTTGGTCTAATGCAAACTCTGCTAGCTTCACATTTCCATGCATTCCACATGCACCCAATAAAGCTCCCCATATTCCAGCATCCGGTTCCATGGGCATTTTCTTAATCAAACCCAGTAATTCATCAAACAAACCAGCACGACCTAACAGATCCACCATACAAGCATAATGTTCTAAGTCAGGGCTGACACTATGCTCTTTTTGCATGGAATAAAATATCCTCCTTCCTTCATCTATCAAACCTGTATGTCTGCAAGCAGACAGGGCAGTGACAAATGATATGGAATCAAGTTCAACGTTAGTCTCTTTCATAAGTGAGAGAAATGCTATTGCATGGTCCCCTTGCCCATGCACTGCGTATCCAGCAAGCATAGAGTTCCATGAGATGATGTCCCTATTTTCCATATCATTGAAAATTTTCTCCGAAAGCTCAAGATGCCCACATTTGGAATACATGTCAATGAGACTGTTCCCAACAAGTGTGCTAGCCTGAAAGCCCATTAGGATACTGTAGGCATGGATACTCATACCTTCTTTAATGGTAGACAAATATGCTGCAGCAGGAAGAACACTCACAAGTGTGACTACATTAGGCTGTAAACCCTCTAATCTCATTTTGTAAAATGAAGAAATGGCTTCCTTAGCATATCCATTTTGCATATACCCTGCAATCATTGCGTTCCAGGATACCTCGTCTTTACTGATGTTAGTTTCATTGAACAAGGATTCAGCCATGGAGAGGCTTCCACATTTGGCATACATATCAATTAGAGCATTGTTCACGTGACAATCCAACTCAAACGCAGATTTTTTAATTAGACCATGAATGCATTTCCCTTGATCTAGGTCACCTAAGAGTGCACATGCTGAAACAACACCCACCATTGTTCCTGCGTCTGCATGCGCCCCAGATAGTCGTAATTGACAAAACATCTCCAAAGCACAGAAGGGTTCGCCAATCTGAGCATACCCAGTTATCAAGGAATTCCATGTCACAACATCTTTTCTTGACATCCTCTTAAATATAGTCAGTGCAGGAGGAAAGAGCTGACATTTAGCATACATGGACAATAAGGCTGTTCCTGTTGATAAATCAGAGTCAAAGTCAAATTTGACAGCATAACAATGTATAGTCTTCCCTAGTCTCACAGAAAACAACTCTGCACAAGCTGGTAGAACACTTAAAAGAGTTACCCTATTTGGTCTCAAATTGTGTTTCAACATATCTCTAAAGAAAGCCAATGCTTCTCCTGGATACCCAGATTGAGCAAAAGCTGCTATAGCTGCAGACCAAGCAATTACATCTCTTCCCTGAATTTCTGCAAACAAATTTTTAGCATTTTCCAACTCCCCACACTTGGCATACATTGTCATAAGCGGAGTAGCAATCAAAATATCTGAGTCAACATGTTGTTGTACCGCATGGTCATGGATTTTCTTTCCCTCCTCTAAATCTCTAATCTCAGATGCAGCCAACAAAGCACTTATAACAGACACCTTATTTATCTTCAGCTTTTCCCTTTTCATGTAACTGAAGAACTCTAATACCTCCGCAAAAAATCCATTATGCGCATACCCTGCCATCATTGTAGCCCATGAAACATCGTCATAAACCCACATTTGATCAAAAACCAGGCGAGCAATATCAGCATGCCCACACTTACAGTAAACATCAACCAATCCATTTAAAACAGGTAGTGGGAAAGCCCTCCTAATTACATACCCATGAAGGGTCTTACACAATTGAATATCAGATAACTTAGAAACTGCAGGGAACAAATTCAACAAGGTTACAGAATTCGGTTTCATTTCACCATTCAACTGCATGTTTCTTAAAAACTGCAAAGCCCCGGAAGGATAGCTCTGCGACAACCCAGCAATCATAGCATTCCAAGACACAATATCCCTGTTCGGCATTCTATCGAACACCTCTTGTGCAACATCCAAATCACCCAATTTACAATACATGTCAACAAGACCAGTTCCTATAAACACATCGCACTCTAGTCCTTTGTCAATGATTGCACCATGAATCAACACACCCTCTTCCAAGTCCAAAACTCCAGCACAGGCTTTCAAGGCAAAAGTAAAGGTGTATTTGTCTGGTTCCACAGATGCTTCCCCCATGCAGTGGTAAATTTCCAGAGCCTCGCGGTGCCGGTTCGACCTCGTGTAGGCTCTGATCATGGAGTTCCATAGCATCACCCCTGGGTTGGGCGTGGAATCGAAGATAGAGCGAGCCAGATCGCATTTTTGGAATGAAGAGTAGGAGTTTATGAGATGGGCGCTTATGATATCATTCGGTTTGAAGCCTGAAACCACCAGGTGGCCATGGATTTGGAGCACAGAATTGAGGTCCTTGCAGGAAGAAAGGAAGCCGAGGTAAGGCTGATAGCGTAACCATGGAGTTTGAGCAGCTCTTACTGGAAGGGAATGGAAGGATCTACTTAGGGCAAGTGTAACGATCATCTTTTGCAGATTGCATGAATTCAGATAATACACACACATGCATGTATATGGTGAAGCTgtcatatatgcatgtatatggTGAAGCTTTCTCTCTTactgttttttttaatttttttaaaatatctaacatacttttttttttttttaacgtatCATTACGAGCGCCCCCTCTATTTGGCCCCACGATATTAGCAAAAAATGTAAATTAGAGAACTCAGCAGCCAATTCGATTCTTACCCCTGCCGCAAACGTGAGAGCGACATACACTATCTAAAATACTCTTTATTCTACATTTGAAATGCCCaaagcataaaataaaaataaaaataccattgTCAACGACGGAtgatagaaagctcaattctaaGTTATGGATTCCTTTAATTACTAGAGAAGGAGAAAAATGGAAAACTCATCAATAATAGAATTTCACCAatgaaattaacaaaaattcTATCATCGATAAAATTTCTCTCAACACGATCACTTagataaagagagaaaaaaaagaaaaaaaatatacatttatacTATCATAAAGAATTATTGTCAACATCAtgaaatttttctctctctctctctctaattgcCATATGAGAAAACCCTTCTCTACA from Diospyros lotus cultivar Yz01 chromosome 9, ASM1463336v1, whole genome shotgun sequence encodes the following:
- the LOC127809548 gene encoding pentatricopeptide repeat-containing protein At2g39620, coding for MTASPYTCMCVYYLNSCNLQKMIVTLALSRSFHSLPVRAAQTPWLRYQPYLGFLSSCKDLNSVLQIHGHLVVSGFKPNDIISAHLINSYSSFQKCDLARSIFDSTPNPGVMLWNSMIRAYTRSNRHREALEIYHCMGEASVEPDKYTFTFALKACAGVLDLEEGVLIHGAIIDKGLECDVFIGTGLVDMYCKLGDLDVAQEVFDRMPNRDIVSWNAMIAGLSQSYPSGALQFLRNMQLNGEMKPNSVTLLNLFPAVSKLSDIQLCKTLHGYVIRRAFPLPVLNGLVDVYCKCGHADIARLVFDQMWVYDDVSWATMMAGYAHNGFFAEVLEFFSYMKREKLKINKVSVISALLAASEIRDLEEGKKIHDHAVQQHVDSDILIATPLMTMYAKCGELENAKNLFAEIQGRDVIAWSAAIAAFAQSGYPGEALAFFRDMLKHNLRPNRVTLLSVLPACAELFSVRLGKTIHCYAVKFDFDSDLSTGTALLSMYAKCQLFPPALTIFKRMSRKDVVTWNSLITGYAQIGEPFCALEMFCQLRLSGAHADAGTMVGVVSACALLGDLDQGKCIHGLIKKSAFELDCHVNNALIDMYAKCGSLSMAESLFNETNISKDEVSWNAMIAGYMQNGYAKEAISSFYKMRLEGLQPNVVTLVSVLPAAAYLSTIKEGMSIHAYSILMGFQASTLVGNSLIDMYSKCGHLELSEKIFNDMENRDIISWNSMLAGYAVHGQGDHAIAFLSLMKETNVELDSISFVTALSACRHTGLIDEGRRIFYSMQKEHSVSPDLEHYACMVDLLGRAGLFDELLGLIKKMPMEPDAGIWGALLGACGMHGNVKLAEFALDQLVKVRPWNPAQYVVLSSIYSQSGRWSDAVNIRVKMNETGLKKIPGCSWAEVRKRVHAF